In Drosophila teissieri strain GT53w chromosome 2R, Prin_Dtei_1.1, whole genome shotgun sequence, the following proteins share a genomic window:
- the LOC122612947 gene encoding NAD kinase isoform X3 yields MNPEDMQRARELANGDASTPGSSPAPLRKALPISLLEKRTQFRRTRSLNAPSPFQHFGPCGRIMKNSAMVMQIQDPASQRLTWYKPPLTVLVIKKKDSQVLPPFVQLVEWLVQEKHMVVWVESAVLEDKLLRDDVKLEQESSKFQKVHSQYAGVRARFLALREKLVTFKDGRDDLTDRIDFIVCLGGDGTLLYASQLFQQSVPPVMAFYLGSLGFLTPFQCDNFQEQVTNVLEGHAALTLRSRLRCSIHRKGERRKESLLHSVGGNLLIPSFQRQLNYVELNNGQTGKAGCNNNNGHNNSILVLNEVVINRGPSPYLSNIDIFLDGKYITSVQGDGLIVSTPTGSTAYAAAAGASMIHPSVPAILVTPICPHSLSFRPIVVPAGVELKISISPDSRNTSRVSFDGRNDQELNHGDSLRVTTSIYPVPSICSQDQISDWFDSLAEGLHWNVRKRQKCLDELSDLTASGSEDTLDDFDNLQIYDA; encoded by the exons ATGAATCCCGAAGATATGCAGCGGGCGCGGGAGTTGGCCAATGGAGACGCCTCTACGCCTGGCAGTTCGCCAGCTCCGCTGAGGAAAGCACTGCCCATTAGTTTGCTGGAGAAGCGAACTCAGTTTCG GCGCACTAGAAGTCTGAATGCTCCGTCGCCATTCCAGCATTTCGGGCCATGTGGTCGCATTATGAAGAACTCAGCCATGGTGATGCAGATTCAGGATCCGGCTAGCCAGCGTTTGACCTGGTACAAGCCACCACTCACCGTCCTCGTGATCAAGAAGAAGGACTCCCAGGTCCTGCCGCCCTTCGTCCAGCTGGTGGAATGGCTGGTGCAGGAGAAGCACATGGTCGTCTGGGTGGAGTCTGCCGTCCTTGAGGACAAGCTGCTGCGCGATGACGTTAAACTGGAGCAGGAGAGCTCCAAGTTCCAGAAAGTGCACAGTCAGTACGCCGGAGTGCGAGCTCGTTTCCTGGCACTCCGCGAAAAGCTAGTGACCTTTAA AGATGGCCGCGATGACCTGACCGATCGGATTGACTTTATCGTCTGCCTGGGAGGCGATGGCACTCTACTGTACGCCTCGCAGCTATTCCAGCAATCTGTGCCACCGGTGATGGCCTTCTATCTGGGCTCCCTTGGTTTTCTTACGCCCTTCCAGTGCGACAACTTCCAGGAACAGGTGACCAATGTCCTAGAGGGTCATGCAGCTCTAACGCTACGCAGTCGCCTGCGTTGCTCCATTCACCGCAAGGGCGAACGCCGCAAGGAGTCGCTGCTGCACTCGGTGGGTGGTAATCTCCTGATACCCAGTTTCCAGAGGCAGCTCAACTACGTGGAGCTCAACAACGGACAAACAGGAAAGGCTGGctgcaacaataacaatggccACAACAATAGCATCCTGGTTCTTAACGAGGTGGTCATCAACCGAGGACCCTCGCCGTACCTGAGCAACATTGATATCTTCTTGGACGGCAAATACATTACGTCGGTGCAGGGTGATGGCCTGATCGTTTCGACGCCCACGGGAAGCACGGCATATGCAGCGGCAGCCGGTGCCTCCATGATCCATCCCTCCGTGCCGGCCATTTTGGTGACGCCCATCTGCCCGCACTCGCTGAGCTTCAGGCCCATTGTGGTGCCCGCTGGAGTGGAGCTGAAG ATATCAATTTCACCTGATAGCCGCAACACCTCACGCGTCTCCTTCGACGGACGCAACGACCAGGAGCTGAACCACGGGGACAGCCTGCGAGTGACCACCTCAATCTATCCCGTGCCCAGCATTTGCTCCCAGGACCAAATCTCCGATTGGTTTGACTCCCTGGCCGAGGGTCTGCACTGGAATGTCCGCAAGCGGCAGAAGTGCCTTGATGAGCTGTCGGACCTGACCGCTTCGGGGTCGGAGGACACGCTCGATGATTTTGACAATCTTCAGATCTACGATGCGTAA
- the LOC122612947 gene encoding NAD kinase isoform X2: MKSSSSITVNPAAASTPSAAQTVPKATAQCNGSYYDDHDNQLLHVNSGRQGQGGTAASSAPGPGLNNGTSSDDLRMRLWWRTRSLNAPSPFQHFGPCGRIMKNSAMVMQIQDPASQRLTWYKPPLTVLVIKKKDSQVLPPFVQLVEWLVQEKHMVVWVESAVLEDKLLRDDVKLEQESSKFQKVHSQYAGVRARFLALREKLVTFKDGRDDLTDRIDFIVCLGGDGTLLYASQLFQQSVPPVMAFYLGSLGFLTPFQCDNFQEQVTNVLEGHAALTLRSRLRCSIHRKGERRKESLLHSVGGNLLIPSFQRQLNYVELNNGQTGKAGCNNNNGHNNSILVLNEVVINRGPSPYLSNIDIFLDGKYITSVQGDGLIVSTPTGSTAYAAAAGASMIHPSVPAILVTPICPHSLSFRPIVVPAGVELKISISPDSRNTSRVSFDGRNDQELNHGDSLRVTTSIYPVPSICSQDQISDWFDSLAEGLHWNVRKRQKCLDELSDLTASGSEDTLDDFDNLQIYDA, translated from the exons ATGAAGTCCTCCAGCTCCATAACGGTTAACCCAGCCGCAGCGTCCACCCCCTCGGCCGCCCAAACGGTGCCCAAGGCCACCGCACAGTGCAATGGATCCTACTACGACGACCACGACAATCAGCTGCTCCACGTGAACAGCGGGAGACAGGGACAGGGAGGCACTGCAGCATCCTCGGCACCGGGTCCTGGCCTGAATAACGGCACTTCCAGCGATGACCTCCGGATGCGTTTGTGGTG GCGCACTAGAAGTCTGAATGCTCCGTCGCCATTCCAGCATTTCGGGCCATGTGGTCGCATTATGAAGAACTCAGCCATGGTGATGCAGATTCAGGATCCGGCTAGCCAGCGTTTGACCTGGTACAAGCCACCACTCACCGTCCTCGTGATCAAGAAGAAGGACTCCCAGGTCCTGCCGCCCTTCGTCCAGCTGGTGGAATGGCTGGTGCAGGAGAAGCACATGGTCGTCTGGGTGGAGTCTGCCGTCCTTGAGGACAAGCTGCTGCGCGATGACGTTAAACTGGAGCAGGAGAGCTCCAAGTTCCAGAAAGTGCACAGTCAGTACGCCGGAGTGCGAGCTCGTTTCCTGGCACTCCGCGAAAAGCTAGTGACCTTTAA AGATGGCCGCGATGACCTGACCGATCGGATTGACTTTATCGTCTGCCTGGGAGGCGATGGCACTCTACTGTACGCCTCGCAGCTATTCCAGCAATCTGTGCCACCGGTGATGGCCTTCTATCTGGGCTCCCTTGGTTTTCTTACGCCCTTCCAGTGCGACAACTTCCAGGAACAGGTGACCAATGTCCTAGAGGGTCATGCAGCTCTAACGCTACGCAGTCGCCTGCGTTGCTCCATTCACCGCAAGGGCGAACGCCGCAAGGAGTCGCTGCTGCACTCGGTGGGTGGTAATCTCCTGATACCCAGTTTCCAGAGGCAGCTCAACTACGTGGAGCTCAACAACGGACAAACAGGAAAGGCTGGctgcaacaataacaatggccACAACAATAGCATCCTGGTTCTTAACGAGGTGGTCATCAACCGAGGACCCTCGCCGTACCTGAGCAACATTGATATCTTCTTGGACGGCAAATACATTACGTCGGTGCAGGGTGATGGCCTGATCGTTTCGACGCCCACGGGAAGCACGGCATATGCAGCGGCAGCCGGTGCCTCCATGATCCATCCCTCCGTGCCGGCCATTTTGGTGACGCCCATCTGCCCGCACTCGCTGAGCTTCAGGCCCATTGTGGTGCCCGCTGGAGTGGAGCTGAAG ATATCAATTTCACCTGATAGCCGCAACACCTCACGCGTCTCCTTCGACGGACGCAACGACCAGGAGCTGAACCACGGGGACAGCCTGCGAGTGACCACCTCAATCTATCCCGTGCCCAGCATTTGCTCCCAGGACCAAATCTCCGATTGGTTTGACTCCCTGGCCGAGGGTCTGCACTGGAATGTCCGCAAGCGGCAGAAGTGCCTTGATGAGCTGTCGGACCTGACCGCTTCGGGGTCGGAGGACACGCTCGATGATTTTGACAATCTTCAGATCTACGATGCGTAA
- the LOC122612947 gene encoding NAD kinase isoform X1, which translates to MTCLSDIDLATLHQHRLEEIFSYKLAWSGTGHQQTQYNDLLMRHNASLKRQRIIQHTANMASTRAKDQAGSAGDCVATSPGHLQAKSQEEPDDGYFDSTTRRTRSGTWPRTRSLNAPSPFQHFGPCGRIMKNSAMVMQIQDPASQRLTWYKPPLTVLVIKKKDSQVLPPFVQLVEWLVQEKHMVVWVESAVLEDKLLRDDVKLEQESSKFQKVHSQYAGVRARFLALREKLVTFKDGRDDLTDRIDFIVCLGGDGTLLYASQLFQQSVPPVMAFYLGSLGFLTPFQCDNFQEQVTNVLEGHAALTLRSRLRCSIHRKGERRKESLLHSVGGNLLIPSFQRQLNYVELNNGQTGKAGCNNNNGHNNSILVLNEVVINRGPSPYLSNIDIFLDGKYITSVQGDGLIVSTPTGSTAYAAAAGASMIHPSVPAILVTPICPHSLSFRPIVVPAGVELKISISPDSRNTSRVSFDGRNDQELNHGDSLRVTTSIYPVPSICSQDQISDWFDSLAEGLHWNVRKRQKCLDELSDLTASGSEDTLDDFDNLQIYDA; encoded by the exons ATGACGTGCCTGTCGGACATTGACCTGGCCACCCTGCACCAGCATCGCCTGGAGGAGATCTTCAGCTACAAGCTGGCCTGGAGTGGCACTGGCCACCAGCAGACCCAGTACAATGATCTCCTCATGCGCCACAATGCCTCTCTGAAGCGCCAGAGAATTATCCAGCACACGGCCAATATGGCCAGCACCAGGGCAAAGGATCAAGCAGGATCCGCTGGTGATTGTGTGGCCACCAGCCCAGGCCACTTGCAGGCCAAATCCCAAGAGGAACCTGATGACGGCTACTTCGATTCCACGACTCGACGCACGCGTAGTGGCACTTGGCC GCGCACTAGAAGTCTGAATGCTCCGTCGCCATTCCAGCATTTCGGGCCATGTGGTCGCATTATGAAGAACTCAGCCATGGTGATGCAGATTCAGGATCCGGCTAGCCAGCGTTTGACCTGGTACAAGCCACCACTCACCGTCCTCGTGATCAAGAAGAAGGACTCCCAGGTCCTGCCGCCCTTCGTCCAGCTGGTGGAATGGCTGGTGCAGGAGAAGCACATGGTCGTCTGGGTGGAGTCTGCCGTCCTTGAGGACAAGCTGCTGCGCGATGACGTTAAACTGGAGCAGGAGAGCTCCAAGTTCCAGAAAGTGCACAGTCAGTACGCCGGAGTGCGAGCTCGTTTCCTGGCACTCCGCGAAAAGCTAGTGACCTTTAA AGATGGCCGCGATGACCTGACCGATCGGATTGACTTTATCGTCTGCCTGGGAGGCGATGGCACTCTACTGTACGCCTCGCAGCTATTCCAGCAATCTGTGCCACCGGTGATGGCCTTCTATCTGGGCTCCCTTGGTTTTCTTACGCCCTTCCAGTGCGACAACTTCCAGGAACAGGTGACCAATGTCCTAGAGGGTCATGCAGCTCTAACGCTACGCAGTCGCCTGCGTTGCTCCATTCACCGCAAGGGCGAACGCCGCAAGGAGTCGCTGCTGCACTCGGTGGGTGGTAATCTCCTGATACCCAGTTTCCAGAGGCAGCTCAACTACGTGGAGCTCAACAACGGACAAACAGGAAAGGCTGGctgcaacaataacaatggccACAACAATAGCATCCTGGTTCTTAACGAGGTGGTCATCAACCGAGGACCCTCGCCGTACCTGAGCAACATTGATATCTTCTTGGACGGCAAATACATTACGTCGGTGCAGGGTGATGGCCTGATCGTTTCGACGCCCACGGGAAGCACGGCATATGCAGCGGCAGCCGGTGCCTCCATGATCCATCCCTCCGTGCCGGCCATTTTGGTGACGCCCATCTGCCCGCACTCGCTGAGCTTCAGGCCCATTGTGGTGCCCGCTGGAGTGGAGCTGAAG ATATCAATTTCACCTGATAGCCGCAACACCTCACGCGTCTCCTTCGACGGACGCAACGACCAGGAGCTGAACCACGGGGACAGCCTGCGAGTGACCACCTCAATCTATCCCGTGCCCAGCATTTGCTCCCAGGACCAAATCTCCGATTGGTTTGACTCCCTGGCCGAGGGTCTGCACTGGAATGTCCGCAAGCGGCAGAAGTGCCTTGATGAGCTGTCGGACCTGACCGCTTCGGGGTCGGAGGACACGCTCGATGATTTTGACAATCTTCAGATCTACGATGCGTAA
- the LOC122612947 gene encoding NAD kinase isoform X4, whose amino-acid sequence MKNSAMVMQIQDPASQRLTWYKPPLTVLVIKKKDSQVLPPFVQLVEWLVQEKHMVVWVESAVLEDKLLRDDVKLEQESSKFQKVHSQYAGVRARFLALREKLVTFKDGRDDLTDRIDFIVCLGGDGTLLYASQLFQQSVPPVMAFYLGSLGFLTPFQCDNFQEQVTNVLEGHAALTLRSRLRCSIHRKGERRKESLLHSVGGNLLIPSFQRQLNYVELNNGQTGKAGCNNNNGHNNSILVLNEVVINRGPSPYLSNIDIFLDGKYITSVQGDGLIVSTPTGSTAYAAAAGASMIHPSVPAILVTPICPHSLSFRPIVVPAGVELKISISPDSRNTSRVSFDGRNDQELNHGDSLRVTTSIYPVPSICSQDQISDWFDSLAEGLHWNVRKRQKCLDELSDLTASGSEDTLDDFDNLQIYDA is encoded by the exons ATGAAGAACTCAGCCATGGTGATGCAGATTCAGGATCCGGCTAGCCAGCGTTTGACCTGGTACAAGCCACCACTCACCGTCCTCGTGATCAAGAAGAAGGACTCCCAGGTCCTGCCGCCCTTCGTCCAGCTGGTGGAATGGCTGGTGCAGGAGAAGCACATGGTCGTCTGGGTGGAGTCTGCCGTCCTTGAGGACAAGCTGCTGCGCGATGACGTTAAACTGGAGCAGGAGAGCTCCAAGTTCCAGAAAGTGCACAGTCAGTACGCCGGAGTGCGAGCTCGTTTCCTGGCACTCCGCGAAAAGCTAGTGACCTTTAA AGATGGCCGCGATGACCTGACCGATCGGATTGACTTTATCGTCTGCCTGGGAGGCGATGGCACTCTACTGTACGCCTCGCAGCTATTCCAGCAATCTGTGCCACCGGTGATGGCCTTCTATCTGGGCTCCCTTGGTTTTCTTACGCCCTTCCAGTGCGACAACTTCCAGGAACAGGTGACCAATGTCCTAGAGGGTCATGCAGCTCTAACGCTACGCAGTCGCCTGCGTTGCTCCATTCACCGCAAGGGCGAACGCCGCAAGGAGTCGCTGCTGCACTCGGTGGGTGGTAATCTCCTGATACCCAGTTTCCAGAGGCAGCTCAACTACGTGGAGCTCAACAACGGACAAACAGGAAAGGCTGGctgcaacaataacaatggccACAACAATAGCATCCTGGTTCTTAACGAGGTGGTCATCAACCGAGGACCCTCGCCGTACCTGAGCAACATTGATATCTTCTTGGACGGCAAATACATTACGTCGGTGCAGGGTGATGGCCTGATCGTTTCGACGCCCACGGGAAGCACGGCATATGCAGCGGCAGCCGGTGCCTCCATGATCCATCCCTCCGTGCCGGCCATTTTGGTGACGCCCATCTGCCCGCACTCGCTGAGCTTCAGGCCCATTGTGGTGCCCGCTGGAGTGGAGCTGAAG ATATCAATTTCACCTGATAGCCGCAACACCTCACGCGTCTCCTTCGACGGACGCAACGACCAGGAGCTGAACCACGGGGACAGCCTGCGAGTGACCACCTCAATCTATCCCGTGCCCAGCATTTGCTCCCAGGACCAAATCTCCGATTGGTTTGACTCCCTGGCCGAGGGTCTGCACTGGAATGTCCGCAAGCGGCAGAAGTGCCTTGATGAGCTGTCGGACCTGACCGCTTCGGGGTCGGAGGACACGCTCGATGATTTTGACAATCTTCAGATCTACGATGCGTAA